The genomic DNA CGGACGGCGGCGGGGAGGGCGCGCTGGTGCTCGGGGAGTGCTACCGGCGCAACGGGGCGTGGCGTTTCCGTGCCGTGGGCCAGGGCTACGCCGCCGGACCGGCCGCGCTCGCCGCGGACTTCGGTTTCTCCGCCGAGGCACTTCCGGTGCCGGGCCCTGCGGTCGGGGCCGACACGCCGCACCCGCTTCCCGGGCCGGCGTCCGACGCGACCGCCGACCGGGCGTCGTCCCTGGTGAAGGTGCCGGGCCCGGCGGGGGCGGCGGCGGGGGCGACTCCCCCACGCGCGGACGGGACGTTCCGGAAGACCCCCGGCGAAGCGGACCCGGTGCACGCCACCACCGTCCGGGAGGGGAAGGGCAAGCAGGAGCTGACCGTCGCGAACCCCGCACCGGGCCGGCCGGCGATCCTGGAGTACGAGCGGCTCGACGGACCGGGGCCGCACAGCTGGTTCTACGTCTGGCGACTGGACGAGCAGGGCGGCGTGACCGACCTGATCGCCTTCGCCAGCACCAGGGACGCGCGGGGGCAGCTGCTGGTGTTCGCCAAGGGCGAGCCGGAGGTCCGGCTGCGGGTGGAGGGCTCCGGCGACTGGCGGCTGCGGGTCCGTCCGATCGACACGGCGGAGGTCCTGGACGGGTGTGCCGGAGGGAGGGGGCAGGCCGTGCTGCGCTACGCGGGCCCGCCCGCCCTGCTCCGGGCCACCTGTGACGGGCCGGAGGGCACCACGGGCTACGCCCACACCGTCCAGTCCGACGGCACCAGCCAGCGGGTCGGGCGGTTCGGCACCGGAATGCCGACGAGCGGCCCGCTCGCCGTGGGCCCGGAGGGCCGGTGCCACGTGGTGGTCAAGCTGGACCCCGTGGCCTCGTGGCGGCTGGAGGTCCTCCCCCTGGACCGGGTCCGCGAGCTGCGGGGGGAGCTGTCCGGCCACGGCTGGGAGCTGGTGGAGATGACCGGCACCGGCACGAAGGTGCGCGTCCGGCTCGACCGCGGGGCCGAGTCGGACTCCGTCGTGCTGGCGACGCTGGACGCGTACCTGCGCCCCGAGCGGCAGATCTGCGCGAAGCCCGGGGTCCACCCGGTGCCGCCCGGGCTCCTCGCGGTCCGCACCGCCGAGAAGTGGACACTGAAGGTCCGCCGCTGACCGGCCTGCCCCCGCCGACCGGCGAGCAGCCGCCCGGGCGGTCCGCAGCACCCACTCCGAGGGGACGCGTCCGGTCAGGCCTGGGCCGTGACGGGCGGGGCGGCGGTCTCCCAGGCGAACCCGTCGGGGTCGGTGAAGGCGTCGGCGCCGCTGCCGAGGGCGATCCGGTGCGAGCCGGTGCCGTCGGCGGGGACGCCGAGGTCCTTGGCGAGGGCGCGCCGCTTGTAGAGGGCGAGCTTGACGGGGCCGCCGCCGGTGGCGAACTCGGTGTACTTGCCGCCGAAGCTCTTGGCCACGGCGAGGCCGCGCCCGACGTAGAACTGCCGGGTGGCCTTCACGTCCTCGACGCCGAGCAGCAGGACCACCTCGTCGATCTCGCGGGTGGCGGGGCCGGTGTCCTTCTTCGCCGAGGTCGCGATCTTCCAGATCGTCCCGTCCGGGGCCTGGACGACGCCGCCGTAGCCCCACAGCGACTTCGCGGCGGGCTTCAGGACCGTGGCGCCGCCGGCGACCGCGGCGGCGACGAAGCCGTCGACCGTGGCCGGCCCGGACACCGTGAGCGCCAGGGTGAAGCCGCGGAATCCGGTGGAAGGCGCCTCGGACGCCCGCAGGCGGACGTACGCGTCCACGCCGAACTCGCGGTAGAAGCGGCGGGCGGTCTCCAGGTCGTCCACGTCGAGGGTGACGGAGGCGAGGGACGCGTCGGATGCAGTGGGAGCAGCAGTGGTAGCCATGACCACCACGCTAGGAGGCTGCCCGCCTGCGGGGCTTCTCCGAATCTGATCGCTTCCGACCCGCTACGGGCGCCGCGGGCGGGACGGGGCGGCACCAGCGGCGCGGGCGGGACGGGCGGCCCAAGCGGGACGGGCCGTACCAGCGCCGCGGGCGGGACGGGCTCGCGGCGGTGTCAGGCGGCGGTCACCGTGATCGCGTACGCCGTCACCGCGATCAGTCCGGCCAGGATCACCCCGGCCAGTACCCGGCCGAGCAGCATCCGCCCCGGCCGCCGGTCGATCCAGAAGGTGCGCGCCACGGGCGGTCGCCGGAGCCGGGCCGGCGGCTCCGCCGGGGCCGGTTCGTCGGCGAGGCGGCGCAGCCGGGCGGCGTAGGCCGCGGTCAGCTGCGGGTCGTGCTCGGCCGGCGCGTTGCGCAGCTCCGAGATCAGCGTGCCGAGCTCCCCCGGCGAGCCGGGTGGCGCCGGGCGGCGGAGCAGCTCGTCCAGGGTGGCGCCGAGGGCGGCGAGGTCGGGGCTGTGCGGCGGGGGGACGGTGCCGAGGCCGAGGATCTTCAGGGCGCCGGCCCGGGTGAGCTGCAGCTGGGCGGGTTCGATCCGGCCGTGGCTCGCTCCGGCCCGGTGTGCGACGGCGAGGGCGTCCGCGACCTGGGCTCCGTAGTGGGCGACCTGGGCGGTGTCGTACCCGCCGTCGAGCAGGTGGTCGTCCAGGGTGTACCCGTCGAGCAGTTCCATGGCGAGGAACGGCGTTCCGTCGTGCTCACCCACGGCGAGGACGGTGGCGATGCCGGGGTGCCGCAGCCGGACGGCCGGTCCCGGCGGCCCGGACAGCCTCTTCACCGCCACCCGCCGGCCCGACCGGGTGTCCTCGGCGGCCCACACCTCCCCCGCGAGGTGTGCCTGGATCAGGTACCGGCCGCCGAGCGTGCTGCCGATCTCCATGCCGCCCCCGGCTCCCGCGACCGCTGTCGTCCCGGGCGTTCGCACCGGGCCGTGGTGATCAGTGTGCCGCAGCGGTCGGCGCTCGTGCTCGTGCGGCTCGTCCCGCCGCGGTGGTCACGCAGCGCTCGGCCGTCGCCGCGTCCGGGCCCTCCAGGACGGCGTCGACACCGCCGGCCACTACTGTCCGTTACCGCACAGGACGCATATCGGTCTGGACGTTCGACATTGGTCCAGTCCATCATGGATGGCGTGTCGATGGACGACGCTCGAAGAAGTGGCATCGTCCGGCTCGACGAGGAGCGACGATGACCACCACCCCGGACGGCGGCGAAGCCTCCACAGGGACAGCCCTCTACCTGCGCTGTTATCCCTACGACAGCTGGCAGATGGATGCCCACCGCAGGGCGCTGGAGGACCACGCCCTGCTGCTCGGCGCCGGCCCGACGCAGACCTACCTCGACAACGGCGCCCCGTCCGCCGGCCTGCGGCCGCAACTGCGGCTCCTGCTGGCCCGCGCGTCGATGGGACAGATCTCCACCGTGCTCATCCCCGGGCGCTGGGTGTTCTCCCTCGACTCGCGCACCGCCGACGCGGTCGCCGATTTCCTGGAATCCACCGGGGCGCGCGTCGTCGAGCTGCCCCACCAGGCCGGCCGCGCCGGTGACCACGGGCGGGTGCGCCCGCAGCGTCGCACCGGCCACGGCGGCCACTCCCCCCTCGCCGAGGTCACCGGCTGACGGGCTCCTGCGGGCGGTCGGGCGGCGCCCCGGCGGCCGCCGGGGCGGCTACAGCGGCTTGACCTCGACCGCCTGCGGTCCGCGCTGGCCCTGCTGGATCTCGAACTCGACCCGCTGGTTCTCCTCCAGGTTCCGGTACCCGGAGCCGACGACCGCGGAGAAGTGGACGAACACGTCGGCGCCGCCCTCGTCCGGCGCGATGAAGCCGAAGCCCTTTTCGCCGTTGAACCACTTCACAGTTCCTTGCGCCATCAGGGTCGGTCCTCGATCCCGTGTCACGGCACGCGATGCGCGCCGGCCGCGGGCCACCGGCCCCGGCTGCTGATCTCTTCCCCGCGATCCTGCCCCAACCCCGCGGCCACCCGGAACCGCCACGCCACGGCTTCACCCTTCGGGGCGACACACCCACCCGTACGCGACCGCGTCGACGCCGAGGGCGGTGCCGCCCGTGCGCCACGGGCCGCAGGATGATGGACTGCTCTCATGATCGTCGACCGGACCCAGCCCGTGGAACCGCCGCTGCCCGGCACCGCCACCCCGCGTCGGCCCGCGCCCGAGGTGCGGTGCCGGCGCTGCCACCGGCCGCTGCGCCGCCCGGAGTCCCGCTGGGAGAAGCTCGGCGCGCACTGCGCGACGGCGGCGGA from Kitasatospora terrestris includes the following:
- a CDS encoding TerD family protein, whose product is MTIILKGANTPLPAGPFRVTVAHGARPEAPAVAAVAVLVDAVGRVRGETDVVHGGRRAHPSGAVRHLGGGAEGGLLVEWVEVDEAAVEADVQRVLIAVVAASGTSAAVAGLSVEVAGGEGAAVARYEVTDGGGEGALVLGECYRRNGAWRFRAVGQGYAAGPAALAADFGFSAEALPVPGPAVGADTPHPLPGPASDATADRASSLVKVPGPAGAAAGATPPRADGTFRKTPGEADPVHATTVREGKGKQELTVANPAPGRPAILEYERLDGPGPHSWFYVWRLDEQGGVTDLIAFASTRDARGQLLVFAKGEPEVRLRVEGSGDWRLRVRPIDTAEVLDGCAGGRGQAVLRYAGPPALLRATCDGPEGTTGYAHTVQSDGTSQRVGRFGTGMPTSGPLAVGPEGRCHVVVKLDPVASWRLEVLPLDRVRELRGELSGHGWELVEMTGTGTKVRVRLDRGAESDSVVLATLDAYLRPERQICAKPGVHPVPPGLLAVRTAEKWTLKVRR
- a CDS encoding glyoxalase, giving the protein MATTAAPTASDASLASVTLDVDDLETARRFYREFGVDAYVRLRASEAPSTGFRGFTLALTVSGPATVDGFVAAAVAGGATVLKPAAKSLWGYGGVVQAPDGTIWKIATSAKKDTGPATREIDEVVLLLGVEDVKATRQFYVGRGLAVAKSFGGKYTEFATGGGPVKLALYKRRALAKDLGVPADGTGSHRIALGSGADAFTDPDGFAWETAAPPVTAQA
- a CDS encoding DUF6011 domain-containing protein, which gives rise to MIVDRTQPVEPPLPGTATPRRPAPEVRCRRCHRPLRRPESRWEKLGAHCATAAERRAVVYSIDQEQLPGV
- a CDS encoding cold-shock protein; this translates as MAQGTVKWFNGEKGFGFIAPDEGGADVFVHFSAVVGSGYRNLEENQRVEFEIQQGQRGPQAVEVKPL